Proteins co-encoded in one Dehalogenimonas sp. WBC-2 genomic window:
- a CDS encoding N-acetyl-gamma-glutamyl-phosphate reductase, whose protein sequence is MSKVRVGILNVTGYAGVELARLLAGHPAVELTSITGRSAAGQPLGQIFPHMNSLDLTVQPELGEVDFVFSALPHHESAGQLLPFITRGLKAVDISADFRLKNAALYEEWYDFQHPAPDLLAEAVYGLPELYRQSISQANIVANPGCYPTAAILALAPALKAGIIKDNIIIDAKSGLSGAGRSLNLRSHYCEADEDVTAYAIGSHRHQPEIAQELKSIDAEIGAVIFTPHLVPMTRGILATCYGSLKESEPAEEITALYTQYYRDQPFVKVVSEPPHTKHVTGSNMCFIHPTVDRNSGLLIVVSVIDNLIKGAAGQAIQNMNLMLGLPETTGLPLFAQYP, encoded by the coding sequence ATGTCAAAAGTCCGTGTCGGCATACTCAATGTTACTGGTTACGCCGGGGTAGAACTGGCCCGTCTTCTAGCCGGACATCCGGCTGTTGAACTGACCTCTATTACCGGGCGCAGCGCCGCAGGTCAGCCGCTGGGACAAATCTTCCCCCATATGAACTCTCTGGATCTCACGGTTCAGCCGGAACTAGGCGAGGTGGATTTTGTTTTCTCGGCACTGCCGCATCACGAAAGCGCCGGGCAGCTATTACCATTTATCACCCGGGGGCTGAAAGCCGTTGATATCAGTGCTGATTTCCGCCTCAAAAACGCGGCTCTTTATGAAGAATGGTACGATTTCCAGCATCCGGCGCCTGATTTGTTAGCTGAAGCTGTCTACGGCCTGCCTGAGCTTTATCGGCAGTCAATCAGTCAGGCTAATATTGTCGCCAATCCCGGATGCTACCCCACTGCCGCCATTCTGGCACTGGCTCCGGCTCTCAAGGCCGGCATTATCAAGGACAACATCATCATTGACGCCAAGAGCGGTCTATCCGGCGCTGGCCGCAGCCTCAATCTGCGAAGCCATTACTGCGAGGCCGATGAAGATGTTACCGCCTATGCTATCGGCAGTCACCGCCACCAGCCGGAAATAGCCCAGGAACTCAAAAGCATTGATGCCGAAATCGGCGCTGTCATCTTTACGCCACATCTTGTTCCCATGACCCGCGGCATTCTGGCTACCTGTTACGGTTCACTCAAAGAAAGCGAACCGGCAGAGGAGATCACGGCACTGTATACCCAATACTACCGTGACCAACCCTTTGTAAAAGTAGTGAGCGAACCGCCGCACACCAAGCACGTCACCGGCAGCAATATGTGCTTTATTCACCCCACAGTGGATAGGAACAGCGGTTTGCTGATTGTGGTATCGGTTATTGATAATCTGATAAAAGGCGCCGCCGGCCAGGCGATCCAGAACATGAACCTGATGCTGGGGTTACCGGAGACCACAGGCCTGCCGCTCTTTGCCCAGTACCCTTAG
- a CDS encoding hypothetical protein (Sodium/hydrogen exchanger family protein), translating to MEDLGVGFDLVVVLIAALLGGFLARRLKLPIFLGYLVGGILIGPSGFRLVEETGIINAVAQVGLILMLFTIGLEFSLPELKRTGKVAVWGGIAQVLLTAAAGFGLGKLLGWENAEAIFFGFIIAQTSTAVTFKALSERGELDSAHGRIVLGVSLVQDMSTVPLLVILPVLAGFEVNLAESLGLAVGKALLFIIIIIAVGVWVLPRVLKRAAEARSRELFLLFIVVMALLTAVAALVFGLSVAIGAFVAGVLIGQSIFARQALANIIPLRDIFGALFFVSLGMLANLADAFVNPGMLIAIILFVLLVKFVICAIIPWVFGYGSRTSILAGMGLIPMGEFSFILASTGLALAVVSDSLFSITLTLVAVTMVLSPFLMNLGARLHRWLSHNKLTQQITASRAEVEWLSGKTTMSGHAVICGHGRTAAPLTKVLKRRNLSYLVIELDPQKITQLRREGVPCIYGDASNPEILAVAHLEKARLLVCTFPSFFDVEATVRNALLINPKLDIVAKVDRDQDADELKVAGVNELVKPQFETSMEMTRHTLQRYGVPNTEIQLILSSLRQGTMS from the coding sequence TTGGAAGACCTGGGTGTAGGGTTTGATCTTGTTGTCGTGCTTATCGCCGCCTTGCTCGGTGGGTTTCTGGCGCGTCGTCTTAAACTGCCCATTTTCCTCGGTTATCTTGTAGGCGGCATACTGATTGGGCCGTCAGGTTTCCGTTTGGTAGAAGAAACAGGCATCATTAACGCCGTAGCCCAGGTGGGGTTGATCCTGATGTTATTCACTATCGGATTAGAGTTTTCCCTGCCTGAGCTTAAACGTACCGGTAAGGTGGCGGTTTGGGGAGGCATCGCCCAGGTGTTGCTCACGGCAGCAGCCGGTTTTGGATTGGGCAAACTCCTGGGTTGGGAAAATGCTGAAGCGATTTTCTTTGGTTTTATTATCGCTCAAACTTCTACCGCCGTTACTTTTAAGGCTTTATCTGAACGTGGTGAATTAGATTCGGCTCATGGCCGCATTGTACTGGGTGTGTCACTGGTACAGGATATGAGTACTGTCCCTCTATTGGTCATCCTGCCGGTTTTAGCCGGATTTGAAGTTAATCTGGCTGAATCACTGGGGCTGGCGGTTGGCAAAGCGCTGCTTTTTATCATCATAATCATAGCGGTAGGAGTATGGGTGCTGCCGCGGGTGCTGAAGAGAGCCGCGGAAGCTCGCAGCCGCGAACTATTTTTACTATTCATTGTGGTCATGGCCCTGCTGACTGCTGTTGCGGCATTAGTTTTTGGATTGTCAGTAGCCATCGGTGCCTTTGTGGCAGGTGTCCTGATAGGACAGTCTATCTTCGCGCGTCAGGCGCTGGCTAATATCATACCCCTGCGGGATATTTTCGGGGCACTGTTTTTTGTTTCTTTGGGTATGCTGGCTAATCTCGCCGACGCTTTTGTCAATCCGGGCATGCTGATTGCCATAATTCTGTTTGTACTGCTGGTGAAGTTTGTCATCTGTGCAATCATCCCATGGGTTTTTGGATACGGCAGCAGAACCTCCATACTGGCAGGTATGGGCTTGATTCCTATGGGTGAATTCAGCTTTATTCTGGCCAGTACCGGGTTGGCTTTGGCAGTGGTTTCAGACAGCTTGTTTTCAATTACGTTGACACTGGTGGCAGTCACCATGGTATTGTCGCCCTTCCTGATGAATCTTGGTGCAAGACTTCACCGCTGGCTGAGTCATAACAAATTGACCCAACAAATTACCGCCTCACGTGCAGAGGTCGAATGGTTGAGCGGTAAAACAACCATGTCCGGTCATGCGGTTATCTGTGGTCATGGCCGCACTGCCGCCCCATTGACTAAAGTATTAAAACGGCGAAACCTGTCATATTTAGTTATCGAACTTGATCCCCAAAAAATCACTCAATTGCGAAGGGAGGGGGTTCCCTGTATCTATGGTGATGCTTCCAACCCTGAAATACTGGCTGTGGCGCATTTGGAAAAGGCCAGATTATTGGTGTGTACCTTTCCCAGTTTTTTCGACGTTGAGGCAACCGTAAGAAACGCCCTGCTGATTAATCCCAAGCTGGATATTGTTGCCAAGGTTGATCGTGATCAAGACGCTGATGAGTTGAAGGTGGCAGGCGTCAATGAATTAGTCAAACCGCAGTTTGAAACCAGTATGGAAATGACCCGCCACACCCTGCAGCGTTACGGCGTGCCAAACACTGAAATTCAACTCATTCTCAGTAGTTTGCGGCAGGGGACGATGAGTTAA
- the oppA gene encoding oligopeptide ABC transporter OppA (oligopeptide ABC transporter, periplasmic oligopeptidebinding protein), with product MMILKKVIMKPASIKIFTALISLVLVFSAGCNTTSPTTTTTTQLPDATTAPASTTVLNMAGSEPYTLDPALAGESGSVLFINQIFTGLVKTSDTGILPDIATSWDISADGKTYTFHLRNDVFFQDGRRLTAKDFKYSWERACNPATGSSTAATYLGDITGAADMLSGNASSLSGVTVVNDFTLQVSLVKAVSYFVYKLAYVTAFAVDEQNVKSGANWWQMPNGTGPFKLGSWVSGTSITLAQNRIYYGGAVKLGSAVFQFLSGRPIDLYTTSQIDVAGVGADDLDRASDPNGEFVAQLQVFPELSLFYIGFNIEAAPFDDPLVRQAFSMAIDRDKVVSLAYNNSVASAAGILPPGIPGYDTTLKGIGFDPEQAKLLIAQSKYGSIANLPQITITTSGYGGLIDAGLTAIINQWQINLGVTVNVRQLDPSIYFYQLKQEKDQLYYSGWIADYPSPQDFLDLLFRSGADFNYGGYSNPAVDALLDQAAAATDAAASLNLYKQAQQLIVNDAAILPFFFGQEDILIKPYVTGFKVNVMGLPVLDQVVVGNH from the coding sequence ATGATGATTCTGAAAAAAGTGATAATGAAGCCTGCTTCAATAAAAATATTCACTGCCCTGATCAGTTTGGTCCTGGTTTTCTCAGCGGGGTGCAATACCACCAGCCCGACAACCACAACTACAACTCAGCTTCCCGATGCTACAACTGCCCCTGCTTCAACTACAGTTCTGAACATGGCAGGTTCAGAACCTTATACTCTTGACCCGGCGCTGGCGGGCGAGTCAGGTTCAGTGCTATTCATCAATCAAATATTCACCGGACTGGTTAAAACCAGCGATACGGGAATATTGCCTGATATCGCCACCTCCTGGGACATCAGCGCGGACGGCAAGACCTATACGTTCCATCTGCGTAATGATGTGTTTTTTCAGGATGGCCGCAGATTAACGGCCAAGGATTTTAAATATTCCTGGGAACGGGCCTGCAATCCTGCCACCGGCAGCAGCACGGCAGCTACCTACCTGGGAGATATCACCGGAGCCGCCGATATGCTGAGCGGCAACGCCTCCAGCCTGTCAGGAGTTACGGTGGTCAATGATTTCACCTTGCAGGTTTCATTGGTCAAAGCAGTTTCTTATTTTGTCTACAAATTAGCCTATGTCACTGCTTTTGCTGTGGATGAACAAAATGTGAAATCAGGCGCAAATTGGTGGCAGATGCCTAACGGTACCGGACCTTTCAAACTGGGCTCCTGGGTTAGCGGCACCAGCATCACCCTGGCACAGAACCGGATTTACTACGGCGGCGCGGTCAAGCTGGGGTCCGCAGTTTTTCAGTTCCTGTCCGGCCGGCCGATAGACCTGTACACTACCAGCCAGATTGATGTGGCAGGCGTCGGTGCAGATGATTTAGACCGGGCAAGCGATCCCAACGGGGAGTTTGTGGCTCAACTGCAAGTGTTCCCGGAATTGAGCCTGTTTTATATCGGTTTTAATATTGAAGCCGCCCCATTTGATGACCCGTTAGTCAGGCAAGCGTTCTCAATGGCCATCGACAGGGACAAAGTGGTGAGCCTGGCTTACAATAATTCAGTAGCCAGCGCCGCCGGTATCCTGCCGCCAGGAATTCCAGGCTATGACACTACCCTTAAAGGTATCGGCTTTGACCCCGAACAAGCCAAACTACTAATTGCTCAGTCAAAATACGGCAGTATCGCCAATCTGCCCCAAATAACCATCACCACCTCAGGCTACGGCGGTTTGATTGACGCCGGACTGACCGCAATCATCAATCAATGGCAAATCAACCTTGGGGTAACGGTCAACGTCCGCCAGTTGGACCCTTCTATATATTTTTACCAGCTAAAGCAGGAAAAGGATCAGTTATATTATTCGGGCTGGATCGCTGATTATCCTAGCCCTCAAGATTTCCTTGACCTGCTGTTCCGCAGCGGCGCTGATTTCAATTACGGCGGATACTCCAACCCGGCGGTTGACGCTCTGCTGGATCAGGCCGCCGCAGCTACAGACGCAGCGGCCAGTCTGAATCTTTATAAACAGGCGCAGCAGCTAATTGTTAATGACGCCGCTATTCTGCCATTCTTCTTCGGACAGGAAGACATACTGATCAAACCTTACGTGACCGGGTTTAAAGTAAATGTCATGGGGCTGCCGGTGTTGGACCAGGTGGTTGTCGGAAACCATTAG
- a CDS encoding 2-keto-3-deoxy-D-arabino-heptulosonate-7-phosphate synthase I beta gives MIVEMRTGAPKDEVDAVVGKARSMGLNVQLNLGTDKVVVALLGSNTGQIPTDLFAVLTGVESVTRIMKPYKLSSREFKKRNSVVTVGGVEIGGNKIIVMAGPCAVESEEQLTEAARVVKESGAGILRGGAFKPRTSPFSFQGLKKSGLELLDKTRQSFGLPVITEVVDSHDVSMMADYIDILQVGSRNMQNYSLLTHLGKSKRPVLLKRGFACTITEWLTAADYLLSEGNEQVILCERGIRTFEDSVRFSLDISSIPVIKKYSHLPLVVDPSHAAGHYSLVPALAKAAIAAGADGLIIEMHPDPRKALVDGIQSLSPSDFLRLMADLKPIAAAVGRTM, from the coding sequence ATGATCGTTGAAATGAGAACCGGCGCGCCCAAAGATGAAGTGGACGCCGTAGTCGGAAAAGCCCGTTCCATGGGTTTGAACGTACAATTAAATCTTGGTACTGATAAAGTCGTTGTCGCCCTGTTGGGCAGCAATACCGGACAGATTCCTACTGATCTCTTTGCCGTGCTGACTGGTGTGGAAAGCGTTACCCGCATTATGAAGCCGTACAAGCTTTCTTCCAGGGAGTTCAAAAAGAGGAATTCTGTTGTGACTGTCGGCGGCGTGGAAATCGGCGGCAATAAAATAATTGTCATGGCCGGGCCTTGCGCCGTTGAGAGTGAGGAGCAGTTGACCGAGGCTGCCCGGGTGGTCAAAGAGTCCGGTGCTGGCATTCTACGGGGCGGCGCCTTCAAGCCCCGCACTTCACCGTTCAGCTTTCAGGGACTCAAGAAATCCGGTCTGGAACTTTTGGATAAGACGCGCCAGAGCTTCGGTCTGCCGGTGATCACCGAGGTAGTTGACTCCCACGATGTGAGCATGATGGCAGATTATATCGACATCCTCCAGGTGGGTTCGCGCAATATGCAGAACTACTCACTGTTGACCCACCTTGGCAAGAGCAAGCGCCCGGTACTGCTGAAACGCGGTTTTGCCTGCACTATCACTGAATGGTTAACCGCCGCCGACTATCTTCTATCTGAGGGTAATGAGCAGGTTATCCTGTGCGAACGGGGTATCCGCACCTTTGAGGACTCGGTACGCTTTTCTCTGGATATTTCCTCAATACCGGTGATCAAGAAGTACAGCCATCTGCCGCTGGTGGTTGATCCCAGTCATGCCGCAGGTCATTATTCCCTGGTACCGGCGCTGGCTAAAGCTGCCATAGCTGCCGGTGCTGATGGTTTGATCATTGAAATGCATCCGGATCCCCGAAAAGCGCTGGTCGATGGTATCCAGTCATTGTCGCCTTCAGATTTCCTGCGCCTGATGGCAGATCTCAAACCCATCGCCGCCGCGGTGGGGCGGACAATGTAG